AGATCTTGCTTTTAAGTATGTGGGCGCTTTATCTGAtggtgaaaaaaatgtatgattttttttctttttctgttttattaagTAACAGACCTCTAGCCGTGATGATTTAATTTGTCTTGTTGTGTGATCTGCTCAAAATACACTTGTGGAAAATGAATGTTTGGATACTTGTCAAGACTGGTAAAAAAACTTGCAAGCAATCCATCAGCAATTCTGACAGCTACTCGAGGTTAACTGTAAACAAGTTGTTCTACTTATAATTCTCACCTTAAGGGTTGCTCCATTTTCATTGAATCTGAGAAAGCTCGGTCAATATAACATAAGCTGAAGTATCACATATAATCACACATTACAGTCTGGCTGAGTGTGCAAGCACGCGTGTagatgagtgtgtgtttgtgcatgagTGCGTGTGATTGTACatttctgtgtgcgtgcgtgcgtgcatgtgtgtctgtgagagtgttttttttctatcgatgcgtgcgtgtgtgcatgtttgtgtgtgtgtgtccacccacacaagaaagaggaagacaagGCGCATCTTTATCTGCGTTCATCTCACCAGTCTCGTTTCCACCTCCCACCCAACTCCAGCTCCTTGAAGCTCCTTCACTGACTGACTGCTGGCTGCACAGCAGAATCAAGTGTGAGAATATATTTCATGAGGCGAGAGATAAAGGTTGCAACTAATCTCAACCGCACGGGTGGTCGAGGTCAATCGACTGCCAACGAAAACTTTTCTCCCATGAGCCCCCAGCAGGGGGGTTGGCGTGAGCAGGAAACATAAGACATTCTGAGCGGAATCTGCAGCAAGGAAAAGGGAAAGCGAGTTATTGCAGCGATATGGACAAACAGATTCAAACTGTATCGAAAGTAATTTCCTTCCTGGGAAAGCCGACATTCCTAGGAACACTCTGGTCATCGATCGCACGCAGCTCTCGGCACGGGGAGATAATGACCTCctcacaccacagacagacagacagacagacagactagaatttatttcattaataaaagaaaataaattttaaaaaatcgcagAAAGCTGAAAATTAATTCTGTGTTGCATACTGTAACCTTTcaagcgcttttttttttttttttttggctactGAGAAAGCTTACATAGAAGCTTTTCTTTGTTCGATTCTTTGGCAGTTGTCAAGTATGCGTGCTGCTCTACACAGTCCGCCATCACGTCAGATGACACTGAATCATTTGGACACGAAATGCAAGTGGAAGCTAGTCACATAGCTAGAGGTTTCCTCGTTTACTTTTCTCTAAGCCTGTCTCTTTAACTTGTTATTGGAATTTGTTTTCTGGTTTATGCCAATAATATTTGTTCATGCTTAATTTgaacatacaaaatattttttattggtttgtCTGTACTTGCACCAAGCGTTTTGCTAATGGTTGGAGACTGAAAGTATAATTCTGTTGCAAAAGAAGCTGAGCTTTGAAAAGCTCTGGTTTACTTCTCATGATGGAAGAGGGTTTAGGTGACACTGAATGCTTAAAACACCACCTCTCCTTATTTTATCCCTCGTCGTGCCTTCCCCAtctatttctctcttatttCTAGTTCAGCTTAtgcaaattttaagttttaaaattagccatattttaaaaagttgttgatGCCCATTTcattcaaatgcaagaattacATTATTCTGTTCTGACGCTGccagaatctttttttttttaattctctctatcacacgcacgcacacaaaaacaaatataaaagaattaCAGAATATCAGAGTGTGTCGACAAATTGTGATTGATAGCTGAAGCTGACCTACAAAACCTTCAGCTGTAAAAAGATGTCAGCTGTAATCAAGAAGCACGAGGACGATCGGCTTCCAGAAAAGATTAAAACTGGCTAAATGTCACAGGAGAAAAATATCTCAGGTGTATCagaagaggaaacatctttatGGGATCTACTATTGATCtttgaaaacgaaaaaaaacacacacacagtgagatAGTCTTTTTGAGCCGTTGTTTGGCGAACTTCTGTTTCTCTTACAATTTCATTAACGGTATATAAAAACAAGGTTTTCTTGTCGGCGGGTAAAGTTCAAAGCACCGTAAGCTCTGTAAGATGATATGAAGAATAATAAGGATGAGGGGTTTTcacatgccattttttcaggACTGGTAAGTCTAATTAAGAGGTTGAGACTGACGCttctgagcagacgacagaaaataataatatacttcAATACCAATGGTAACAACGGACGAAGAATCTCGTATTAGCAGACGAAGCTATGACATTTTGGTTAGAATGTGGATGTAAATgatcaaagaaaaagtaaataacggTAAACATCAGGAGAAATAAGACTTTTTAGTGCTCAATATCAGACTAGACCAAAGCGTGGAAGGGGAGGCTACcaaaaattctaaaacaaaatcgTGGTTGTCTCCCTGTAGTGAACTAGGTGGGATATGACAATGGTCTCCATCTGCAAATATCAGTGTGCTCCCGTGAAAAGGTATGTGTGCACATTACTATTTAAATGGAACCGTGTGATTTATATGTTGTCGTACGTGCGTGAGAGAttaggagaaaagaaaaagaaaaagactagaaatgagagaagagagattCTTTGATGCTTCATTACCTATCGTCATTATGATCCTTGATTATTAGATGAACATTAACATGCATGTCATAATTTTTATCTAACTAGTGAATGATAGAACCACACAAGTAAAAGCGCAAAATCACAGTTTCACGTGAGTTCTCGAATTTAGATTATTTCGAAGTCACGATACCGCATTCATTTCCAGTAAGGACGGCAAAGTCAAATATGCGTTTCACTTCCAAATAATCCTCACAAAAAAATCCAACACCAAAGCAAAAACACAGCCATGAAGCTTGTAGACAAGGTGAACTCTTTGTAATCACCTTCGCAAAGAACTTTCAGATGAGACATCCACAGCGCCTGTGTGGGCACAGCTGCGATCTTGTGAAACACCACTGCACGCCATCTTTAAACGACACTGCTCTCCGAGTGTCATCTGCGCAGCGACAGCGACAACGCCATGGCGATGACAAGCATAAGCACGAAGACTCCCAACAAGGACAGCGACAGGATCGTCCGTGCTGAAAGTCTACAACACAAGATGGCCCGCCTCGCTCTGGAAGCGGTCATCGACCTCGTCATCGCACGCTGTTGCGCCACGGCCACGCGGAACAGAGGCGTTTCGGTTGTGTGCTGACCTTTGGTGCGGTTCAAGGTCGGCACCTGCGCCGGTCCTGTGCCCTTCATCTTGATCTGGACCAGGGGAGACACCGGGAACTCCGCCTGGCAGATCTTGCAGAAGGGCAACCGTGGCTGTTCTGAAGCGGTCGTCAattgtatgttgttgttgctgttgctgctgctttgtgtgtttgtggaagcAAGCGtaacagagaaaacattttgctggCCGTGCTCAGAAACTCTCTTGCCCGCTTTGGGAACCTCTTTCAGTCGAGTCCTCTCGTGGGCGTCTATGTCCATCAAGTAGCTCTTGATGGCGCCACAGTAGTAACACCGTCTTTGCAAAGTTAAATCGTCCGTGGGTGACCCTTCTTCTTCGTCAGAGCAAGGACCGATGAAATCCAAGCCCAGTATCACTGgtgcaatgttttcttttcctccagGATGGAAACGAAACACCTGCTTTCTTTTACTGACAAAGCAATCCTCCGCTTGCAGCTTACTGCAGCTGGCAACATATTTCAAACGACTGGAAATTTTGGCAGAATCATCGGGAACGACAGCGTTCAACCCAAGGTTTGGCTGGCTTTGGCATCGCTGTAAGACAACCTCCCTTTGCTTCTCCTGGCTGACGGTGTCACTAGATGGCGTCATTTCTTCATCATTCTTTCCAGTCTTCCCAGCGGTTACCACTTCTTGGATGAAAGCAGGTGTCATCATTCCTGgaacaagaaattttttaaaataaaaatagctctTTTTTCACCATCAAACGCTATCATGTAGCTTTCCATAACTTAATAAAGAATTTGTCTTCCGATTTCATGgcgtgtttttattttctatttgttaTATAGAAAATGAACAGTTTTCTAATGACAGGACAGGAGGGTCAAGGCGGGGTCATAACTGTGACCAGTGACACGGGACACGCTGGCTTGAACACACGGAGTAGAATAGTTTTAGTACCTGTGAACTTCCCTGACTCGGTCCAagatcaaagggtgaccagGGACGCCCCACAGGTAGGAAGAGCTATAGGCGACTCAGTCTTGGACTACGAGAGAAACATCACTTTCCTAATCTGCGAGATAGAAACTGGAAGTCCTTCTCGAGGAGACGTAATGAAGTTGTTTGCTGGACAGTATATGTATAGTCGGAAGTTTACGCCAGCGCGAAGTTAGACTTATAGTATTGATGTAAGtataaagaaatgaactgttacattcttttgtttcatatatatatatgatctaTTTTACTGATTTGGCGAATGTACATGTAGTGggtgttgtaattaggtgtggtAGAATGCTTGTCAAGAGAGTTATCCATTGCGCGTCAGAGCACTCAACCGTTACAACTGGCCAGCCTGCCGAACCGTTACAACTGGCCAGCCTGCCGAACCGTTACAACTGGCCAGCACACACACTACCTTTACACTGCCGAACAACAGGTGGGTCTCCTGACGCACACAGACGTCCCGTGTGCACCTTTCCCGCGACAAGAGGCGCGGTTGCCAAAGCCTGGGCTCAGGCTATGATTTCACGGCGGTAGGCGTCAAGACGCAGCTCAGGTGTCTGTCCCCGGTACATACAAAAGGAACACCTTACACTCTCTAATGAGACGAAGACCTCTGTGCTGCAGGATGGGTATCGAAGGTGAGGGGCGGAGTGCTAAACACGTATCTGTAACAGGCGAGGCTGACGTCCACAGAGCAAGCCAGGACTTAATTTATTGCGAATCACGCAAGTTTCTCGTGCCATCAAGCACACGAGACCCGCGCGCCACATCAAAGCCTGTCAGACGTCACGTGAGGGGCTCGTTTGCATTGCTAAAGGGCAATGAAATGTGAAGGGAGCAGAGTAACGGGCCACGATAGGGCACTGGCCAACACTGTGGGTGGACGAGCACTCTCTTCTCTGTCACATACAACGCTCTGCAACTCTGTCACCTGTCGTCACGCCCCCTAAAATCTTCTCCTTATCCTGTACACTAGTATATATTTACAGGCCATTGCTAAATGGTGGTTTCTTAATTGATCACATACCTTCACATTCACTGTTTTATTGACaagtgaaaactttttattatatatctttCCCACTCAGAACTGCACATGTCAGCAGGAAACGATTGCAATCGCTCGGTAACATAATAACGTTTGTTCTAATTAGGACTAAGCCTCCAGTAGAGCAGCTTAGTACCCGAGACCATAGCTATGAGAACTACGTATGACACAGCAGTCCTACCTCCAATAGTCTGGTGAAGCATACTTATATTCCTAATTACCTGTACTATCTTTATCTCTACAACATTTGCTCAGTCGACGGCAGTGTTTCATAAAATCCCGATAACTTTTCTACTTGAACTGCAATAAATCATCCCTCACTGTCTTTGCCATCTTTTCTTCATACTCCTCATTATAAACGCCTCATTATTGTCACATATTAATCTAATTAGGGCTAAAACAGCGCAACCATCCAGCCCCTCATCCAAGCAAtgaacaaagcagaaaaacgaCGAAAGAATGAACCATTCATAGTCACCTGCGATGAAGTCTTCAAGCCGATGCTGTCCACTGGATctggtagagagagagagagcacagtCTATTCAGTTCAAGGTACACGATCCATTCACGACTCGGTTCCCTGAAGGGTCTGTGTTTCTTTGTGGTTCATTCTGCTATAAACAGTCGACTCCGGTGACAGCCGGCTGCTGTTTACTCCCGTACGTGCGTCAAAGGATCACAGTGATAGTCCGCTGCGGCCACGTCCCACCAAAGTCATCATGCGATGCGGATTAGGCCCGCAGCCCACCTGACAGCCATCTGGACCACTGCGCTGCATGGCGATGGTGAGCGTTCAGGTcacagtgtagtgtgtgtgtgaatgtgtaatgTGATCGTACCTAACGTATGTTCTTCACTCTGAAAACAACTGAAGAGCTCTAAAAGGCTTTCCTACGCGATTAAATCGAGGTAGGTGTGATGTAATTCTGGTGGGAGGGCACAGCCGGTTAACCTTTCAAGATTGGGGTGAAGGACACGCTGTCATGTGTGCTGTTCTTGTTGGAAACGCATAAACAAATGGATTCAATCGTTTTGTATTCGCTGTAGAGGTGAAAGTGTCATGCACTTTGAAGGCGTAAAACTTTATACAGTTGGCCCTGCTcttgaattaaatattttgttttatttgttagtcTCCGAAGCCTGTAGCTGCAAGTTCAACCCCTTTCGATCCCGCAATCACATTATTGTGATTCCATGCTACTGTTTGTTGAAAGGgttaaaagtgaaaacaatttacaaGGTAAGACAAATGCAAACTTAATCCGTTGCCTTCATGACAGACAACGCCAGGGTGACAACTACATGagactttcttctcttttcatgAGATTTAATAAAGAATTCGTTTTTGGAGAATTACAGTGAGTAAATATTGAGTGCTCGATACACGTCGATTGTCCAGATTCGACATTTGCTTATGGTCCAAGTATAGGGGCCGTTTTGCTTTGGAACCTCGAAGAGCAGGAGATCGAGGTTGTTGTGGATCTGGCGTTAAGCAGCTTGTTATTTCATGATTCCAGCCTGCTTAATTTAGTACACTTGCAACATCTGCCCCAAGCGCGATTAGTTCTGCAACTGGAGATAGGTTATGTGGTCGATCAAACAGTTTGTATGTACAGGAGGTCAGCGTGGGACTGCGAGATGTGGAAATTATAATTCCACACGGAGCAAAGATAGCAGTGCAGACAAAAAGCAAGATTTATATTGCTTCTGATTAGAGGTAAAAGGTTGGACAGACTACAGGTGGTAAGGACAGCCCTCTCCCTCCTCACTCTCTACTACTTTCTGAATGATTAGCCCGcaacccccaccccaaccaTTCCCCCGGTTTGTTGCTGCAAATGGCAGGCAAATTTTTTAGCCGTAGGTCTGAGTGTATTaacctttaaaatttgtttatatataaattaaatttaaatgctattatgtaaccaacacgtcagtccttgatggctacgtaggggtgggctagtcgtacaaggaaacaacaaagatggattgccgcacaactgtagattttattcataGTTTCACcctgccgtctctccactctcacttccaagcCAAAAAAGGTCCCTCTCAACTGTAAACCTACGCTAGTTATCCTCTCTACCGTCGAGCGTTCCAGAAACATCCATGCACCTCCTTTACCAGCCTCCATGGAGACACTGGACACACCCACACCGCCATGTCTGGTCATTGCTTCCTCACGTGCCTCAGGCAACTTCGCAAAAGACCCAGTAGCCAGTAGACACGGGTGGCAGCTCAAGGCCGGGTATAATTACACACGCATccggcgtgagaaagggacagtcatGTGCCATTCGACGCCGACTCGATCTCTACATAAAGACATATATCTCAGTACGTACACTGCTATAGAGTGCtacaattaaataaattttgtacaCTTTAAATGCAGTGTATGCTATGCGAATGTTGGCGATCTAATATGCATTATCCAGGGTTTTAATCTCAAAACTTAAAATTACCTGCATTGCATGACTTTCCTTCGATTTATGTGCCTGAAGTACACCTGATTTCGCTTATTATGTGGTATAGAGTTTAAACAGCTCGTGATAATTATTACACCGTGGAATCTttagaaacattatttatttttattcctttaaaatTAGGAATTGACAGTTATATATTATCAACCTCTCTTGTTTGTGCTAAGGCACTTACAAaggcacatttttaaaagagcaATTGTAATTCTTTCAAGACTTTTTAAGTGTTTCAAgactaaatttaaacaaatttcagCTTGTAATGATTGCATGCGACCgttcacaaacaaaatgtgttcaAAGACACGCATTAGTGTGACACAGCACAAGGTGACCCTGAACTCACTTTCAAACTCAGATGTACTTCGTCTCCAATGAACTCCAGCACCCATCCCCGACTCCCCCAACCCATTTAATTAGTGTAATGCGCAAGAGTTTGGTGGAGATCGATCTAGCCATGCAGCTTGTAGTGACTCACTCTGTTTTCTTAATTCCTTAACAGAGGCGCTAAAcgcattaaaataatatacttCTTCAGCAAACTTTTTTGGTACGTAGCCATGTATTGAACAGCCACAAAAGCCGTGAACAGCATTGCTTTTGAAAGAGTGCGCTCCCTTAACACCGCTCTCTAGGCTCATGGAATTAAAGGCGAGCACCATGTGCGTCCCTTAGCAACGATTTTGAGTGAAAGGTCTTAGACCCCTACCATCCATTAATCCATGGAGAAAATTCCGCCAACAAAATTGCCAGAAGTACATTCTTTTGGTAATTATAATACTCTGTTTATGTACAAGTTTCTTGAGTGctgctattttttaaatattcagtaGACTGTTAAACAAGTACGTTTTCTGACTTCAAGTTCTGTTCACCTAATTAATTAGTGAGactaatgagagagagagagagaaaaaaaaaatttacatgcaCATCTATTTTAAGTGAGCATGTGCCATCAATGTATTTTCAGTTAACAAGTATGATTTGATGGTTTTGGAACACGGCGCTACCGGACTAACAGAAGAGCGCATGGTCCTTGCCTTTCAGGTGTTGGATGAGCTTATTCCACAGCTGGGCCTATATTCCAGAATCTTCACCAAACTGCGCGAAGATTTATTCAGTATGTGTATGCAGTATTAATGCTTATACAACAAAAAGTCTCAAGCCACTCTCAAACCAGtttcaaacatttacaatatctattaaaaataattttattagcaTTCAAGATGCATCATCTACattaaagtcattaaaaaaatataaggacTAGAAATTAAGTtatatgttcacacacacacacacacacacacacacacacacacacacacacacagaaagaaatataaacatattcttACGTGTATAAGCAACCTGCATACTTATGGTTTTGCTTCTGCATTATCATTTCTTGCATTCTTTATCTGTGCACTCATATCTTTCAAATtttcatccaaaaaaaaaaaaaggatacacATAGAGCTATCATAAAATAGATCGAGTTGTTATGTATAGAAACATCATTTGTCATGATCGAGAGGATGCACTTGGTCCTTTATTCATCATTTCAGtttaataactataataaaGACTTCTGTACCTTGCAAAAATTGCATTTCACTTGGTAATTTTTTTGCTATCCATGACAATgtcaaaaaaacatttgctaaTTTTATCCATCTTTGccaaaaaaagtgtaaattgtctcaaaaatatctattttagagataaaagtatttttcagtATTAATGCATATTGATTGTATCAATTATTTATCAAATTTCAGAGGCTGTATATAGTGGTGAATTGACAGGGGTGGTCGAGGAAGGTACAGATAATAAGAGTGTTTGTGGTGAAAGCTACATACAACGTTTGCCCTACTTTGTGCTTGTGAAGAGAACACATGATAAACAAAATGAGCAGATAGAGGAACTTAAAGAGCAGCTagacattgttaaaaaaaggttaGTTATCATCACAGCAGACAGGATATGAGAGATCAAAATGGTTTCATTTCTAAATGTGTCACACATTGTATTATTGACCATGCAACTTATGTTCATTACAGTAATATGTGCCTGTTCTTAGCATAGATGACATTTGGGcactttgttcttttatgtGAATGAATAATTCACAGCACTTTGTTAGACTGATGTATTGATACATGCCTTTTGGCTTTAATCCTAAGCATTATTTGGGcttggaattttatttttaaaaaagcagttaACAATTAGGCTTTTGCTGCATATGGGTTCAGATTAGTAATGTTCACGGTTAATGCTAATAAATGAGgttaaatgaataattataaagtttacaattgaaaagtaataaatattttctgctaaTGTCATACATGCATTATATGCTCAgtatacattttgttgttgtaggcTGTTTGACAAGCACAAGCAGTTTGAAGAAAGCCAGGAGAAGACAGCAAAGCTACAAGAGCAGATTGACCATTTGAATAAAGTGGAAAATGAACTACAGCAGATCATCAGTGAAAAGGATGCAGAAATTTGCAGGTATACTCATATTCACATTTATACACAATTAATTCTTGTATAACCATAAATCTGTTTAGTACTATTGTTTCAAATGCTCATTAGTTCTGTTATTACTAAGagttataaaattaaaagtaatctCCAGGCCAATACAgttacatacacacaaatcaATGGCTATTTTACAAAAACTCAGACTTATCAGAGATCTATATTTATTCGGGAGATGCAtatcattctttctcttttttaaacctcaatttaaattttcataattttctgaGCAAAACTCTTCAGCATCTTCAGAAATGTTCcctgatgttgatgatgatgatgtcgatttgtaatgcgcaggtatccattcagaagaatgctcattgtgcacaaaaaacaaaagaagaaaaaataaagtgaacaaatatataaaacaccaagaaagtaaaaaatagagaCAGATGTGTGACTGACGACTGCATCAATATGTATTATTGTTTCAGGATTGGACAggagatggaaaaaaattggaatAATGCTGAGAACATGCAGCATCAGCTTGAGTGTGACATTGCAGACTTGAAGGTTAGAGAAAGTGACAGTATTGTggggtttttactttttttgtatttgtttgtttaacttAAAAAGACTGTTGCAATTTTTCTGGATTACTAACTTAAAAGTAGCTTCATCCAGCAATATTTTGATGCATATTTTGTCCCTGGTTATTTACTTTTGTCTGTACATTCTTATCACGGAGCACTTGCaattttttaagcatttttatttgtcacaggATTCCCTGATAGAGGCTAAGCAAGAGATAGAATATCTGTCTCAGTTCAAGAAAGGCTATGATGACATGTACTATGGTAAGGACTAGTGACATTCTAGTttagtggttctcaaagtgtgatCCGCAAGCATAAGTCAGGTAATCtgcagctgacagtcatcataagTCAGCAAAAGTGATGATATTAAGTGATGGTTATCACCTTAAtatctcatcaaaaacaaatatacattcatTGCATTAACCTTTTAATTAATAAAGGACTttgcaaagtatgtaattttatgttagttattactatactactgttacaaaagtacatttagttttgaattgtaatgaaacaaatgcggcaatttaaatttgaaattcatggtacagCGTGATTTTAGGCATTGGTGGTCTGAcgtattttttacttaagtggTCCGCGgtacaaaatacttttataacCACTGTTTTAGTTTGTTATATACAAGTACTTACTGGTCTACTAAACTTATTAGACAGCAGCTCTAATGCTTCATTGAGGTTTTGTTACTATGTGGGTTATAGCTGCTTGACTTGGAGCAGAAGCTTTTTTAGGAAACATGGTAAAAGTAAAGGCTAGCCTCCACAGTTCATATATGCATAGTCAAATCTTGGTAAAACAATTAATTACaattaattacaaaaacaattaattacAGCCCTTAAGACCAGTATATGGGATCTTAATACCTTTACCAGTATAGTGTGTTGCTGATCTCCAAGATAAAAATGATCCAAAAGCATTTATTTGTTAAGACTATATTCACACTAATCACAATTTGTCAGAATTGCACATAAAGATAAAGCTGAATAATATTTGCTTAAAAGAACATGTTCAGTTCTAAATACCACAAAATTTATCATACTGTGCAGTTGTTGCTAGCTATCAAAAGATACTAATTTCCTTTTGGGATCTTTGGATTAGTTGTATCATCTTTTCCATGACTGCACAAAATTATCTACAAGAcaaatgtgtaaatattatattatctttcattttaaatccttcctttttatgtttcagCATTCACTGACAAAGATCAAGAGTC
This sequence is a window from Pomacea canaliculata isolate SZHN2017 linkage group LG5, ASM307304v1, whole genome shotgun sequence. Protein-coding genes within it:
- the LOC112564874 gene encoding uncharacterized protein LOC112564874: MMTPAFIQEVVTAGKTGKNDEEMTPSSDTVSQEKQREVVLQRCQSQPNLGLNAVVPDDSAKISSRLKYVASCSKLQAEDCFVSKRKQVFRFHPGGKENIAPVILGLDFIGPCSDEEEGSPTDDLTLQRRCYYCGAIKSYLMDIDAHERTRLKEVPKAGKRVSEHGQQNVFSVTLASTNTQSSSNSNNNIQLTTASEQPRLPFCKICQAEFPVSPLVQIKMKGTGPAQVPTLNRTKGQHTTETPLFRVAVAQQRAMTRSMTASRARRAILCCRLSARTILSLSLLGVFVLMLVIAMALSLSLRR